DNA from Tripterygium wilfordii isolate XIE 37 chromosome 4, ASM1340144v1, whole genome shotgun sequence:
TCTCATATTCTTTGTGTTTGTATAGATCTTGAGTTATAGTCTATCATATATTGTCTGCTTGGACTTGGGGTAGAATCCTGTGATAGCTAAATAACAAAATTCTCACCTTTCATATTGGCTCAAgtttttctaaaagaaaattaGTGTTTAACATGGCATCCATCCTTGGCCTAGCATAGAGTTGATCCTGAGGATTATTATATGAAGAGCCTGTTCACAGTCAgatcaagaataaaaaaaaattgatccctTCCAAGGTCGGTGATAcctattaaaaaataaactatTTCAGGTGTTGTGCCTCTCAATTTAAGGATCGTAACCAGTTTGGTCCGAACATAAGGGTAAATATTATGAAGTAGTAGCTGAATGATAAAAATTTCGCTCTTGGTATTAAGCTTTTAGGCTAAATGGTGTTTAGAGACTTGTATCATGGATACATGGAATGCATACACATGGAAACGTGTCTGTGGACATCCATACTCTGCAAATTAGTTCAGCAATCCATAATTCATTGCAGATAAGCAATTGTTTGACTGTTCTAGTTTCATTTTTAGTTGAAAATACTGAATCCATATGTAACAGCGGTTCATTTGCTTGCCTTAAAAGACAATGTCTCTTGTTTTTCATTTGGTTTATAAAAACCTGAACCTTGTAGCTAGGCTTATATTTGCGACTACAAACATTGGGTATGCATATACAGGGACATGCACATCAATACTAATTACAGTTCGTGTATTCCTGTTCTATATGGAAATATTTGTCATGGTAAAGAGAATTTTGCATTTTCATGCTGGATATGTAGTTATAAATCTTTAAACCTGAATATTTGTTTCAGGTATTCCGCCACCTTGTTGAGAAGGTTGACTGTCGGTTGCTCTTTGCAACACACTACCACCCACTTACAAAAGAGTTTGCTTCTCATCCTCATGTCATTATGCAACACATGTCTTGTGCTTTTAAGTCGAAACCTGAAGGCTTGTCCAAAGGTGAGCAAGAACTCATTTTTCTATACCGGCTTACAAATGGAGCCTGCCCAGAGAGTTACGGATTGCAAGTGGCACTCATGGCTGGGATCCCGAAACCGGTCGTTGAAGCTGCTTTGCAGGGTGGCCAGTTGAtgaaaaaatcaattggtgaaaGTTTTAGGTCAAGTGAACACAGGTCAGAGTTCTCAACTCTACATGAAGGTTGGCTGAAGACCCTACTAAATGTTTCCTTAGGTGGAGATTGTAACTTTGATGGAGATGATGATGCTTATGATACATTGTTTTGCTTGTGGCAtgaagtaaagaacaaatatagaCATtgagaaatgtattttcccCTGCAGAAAATAGTTGGACGAGTCTGGAATATTGAAAGGATGGATGTAACTAggttattttaataattataaaatCAGCAGATCTGTCACCCCAGCAGCTTTGACAACAGTTATATTGTAGATCTATCATACCTCAAATGTGGTCATTTTACTGCTACTTGACATTTTAAAGGGAAGAAGTTTATGAGAAATAGCAAGAGTGGAACTGGGGAAGGTTTGTTTACTTCATTTATGCAAATCAATATTTCAGAAGAGAATATTAtgtgggtattttttttttttttaattttgcatCATATGTAATAGGGGAGGAAAGAGTCGCACAATGTAGCAGAAAACTAGCAGTCAAGAGACCCATAACAGAATTCCCAAAAACTAGTTAGATATTGAAATCTTCAAATATTCATTTTGAGCCaaacaaattatttaattaaaagaaaCCAAAGAAAGCTCTTGTTTCACTTGTAATCAGCCCCTTTTTTTTCTGCCACTTCCTTGCTTTACCTGCATTGACTACTGTCTGCCATAGAAGGAATTTGACAAGTTCAACAAAGTCCTCAATATTTTGCACAATCCTCAACTCAGCATATAATTGATGATTGTATTCAACTacccaaaaaaatcataaacaatTTCCAACTGTTTTTGAAATGGAGGGAAACAAGACAAAGAAAGAACTCACCAAATCTAAAAGGAAAGAGCTTGCCCTCTCCTGCATGTTAAACACAGAAGTTGGTGCTGTCCTTGCAGTGATCCGGCGACCACTGGATCATACCAGTCAATACTTCTCCCCTCAAGAAGACAATTTTGACGCCAACATTCTCCAATCCTTGAAATCTCTACGTTCCATTCTATTTAATCCTCAACAAGAATGGCGAGCCATTGATCCCTCCATCTACCTATCTCCATTTCTTGATGTCATACAGAGCGATGACATCCCCGCTGCGGCCACAGGTGTTGCTCTATCTGCAGTTTTGAAGATACTCAAACTTGAAATCTTTGATGAGAAGACCCCGGGAGCTAGAGATGCTATAAATGCTGTTGTTACGGGGATCACAAGCTGTCGCCTTGAAAGAACTGACCATGCATCTGAAGATGCTGTGATGATTAGAATTTTACAGGTTTTGACCGCAATCATGAAGCACAATGCCTCGGTTCTGCTCACAGATCACGCTGTCTGTACTATTGTCAATACCTGTTTTCAGGTTGTTCAACAGTCTGCAAGAAGAGGGGATTTGCTTCAACGAAGCGCAAGGTACACAATGCATGAGTTGATACAAGTTATATTTTCAAGGTTACCTGATATTGAGGTCAAAGATGGAGAGGAATCAGAGTCTGACACTGAGGACGTTGATATAGGCAGCACTTTAGATTCGGGTTATGGGGTTCGTTGCGCTGTTGATATCTTTCATTTCTTGTGCTCCTTGCTAAATGTTGTAGAAGTTGTGGGAACAGAAGGGCATTCTGCTCAGACTTCTGATGAGGATGTTCAGCTTTTCGCattgaatttgataaattcTGCCATAGAGTTGAGTGGAGATGCAATTGGGAAGCACCCAAAGCTGTTAAGGATGATCCAAGATGACCTTTTTCACCATTTGATTCATTACGGGACATGTTCGAGCCCATTCGTGCTGTCCATGATCTGCAGTTCTGTTTTGAACATTTACCACTTTCTTCGCAGGTCAGGATATAAGTAAAATACGTACCTACATCTCTTATTGCTTCAGTTGAACTTGGAGTATGATTGTGATTCCATTTGCAGGTTTATTCATTATCGGACGTGGGATTTTGCAGGTTTATTCGTCTCCAACTGGAAGCCTTCTTTGCCTTTGTGTTGCTGAAAAATGCAGCGACGGGAAGTCCATATCGGCTGCAAGAAGTTGCACTTGAAGGAATTATAAATTTCTGCAGACAACCTGAATTCATCATTGAAATCTTTGTGAATTATGATTGTGATCCCACTTGTCGAAACTTGTTTGAGGAAATTGGGAAGTTGCTTTGCAGAAACTCATTTCCAGCAGGTGGTCCTTTAACCACTTTACAGATGCAAGCCTTTGAAGGACTACTTATCATGATTCACAACATTGCTGACAGCGTTGACAAAGAAGATGATTCAAGTGTTGCTGGAACATATCCAATTGATATTCATGAGTATAGACCCTTTTGGGAAGAAAAATCTGGAGATTCAGAGAATTTGGTGGAGCACTCGAGGATAAGAAAAGcacagaaaaggaaaatattgaTCGCTGGACACCATTTCAATCGGGATGAAAAGAAGGGTTTGGCCTACCTGACACACTGTCATTTGGTGTCCGATCCACCAGATCCAAAAGCCTTTGCGCTGTTCTTCCGCTTTACTCCTGGACTAGACAAGAACCTGATAGGGGATTATCTTGGCGATCCTGATGAATTCCATATACAAGTTCTCAAACAATTCACAGAAACTTTCCAATTCGCAGGCATGATTCTGGACCCTGCTCTACGTACATATCTTGAGACTTTCCGGTTGCCTGGTGAGGCACAAAAGATTCAGAGGATCCTTGAAGCATTTTCTGAGAGGTTCTATGATCAACAATCCTCAGAAATTTTTGTCAGCAAGGATTGTGTATACATTCTATGTTATTCCCTCATTATGCTCAACACTGATCAACACAACCCGCAAGTTAAGAAGAAGATGACAGAAGAAGAATTCATCAGGAACAATAGGCAAATTAATGGAGGGAATGATCTTCCAAGAGAGTACCTCTCTGAACTTTTCCACTCCATATCAACCAATGCAATCACTCTTTTTGTTCAATCTGGTGTACCAATAGAAATGAACCCAAGCAGATGGATAGAGCTGATGAACCGATCCAAAATTATGCAGCCCTTCATCTTATGTGATTTTGATCCTCGTCTGGGAAGAGATATGTTTGCCTGCATTGCCGGTCCATCAATTGCTGCTCTTTCTGCATTTTTCGAGCATGCTGATGAGGATGAAATGCTTCATGAATGCATTGAAGGACTGATCTCAGTAGCCAGAATAGCTCAATATGGACTAGAAGACACTCTTGATGAGCTTCTTGCTTCATTCAGCAAATTCACTACCCTGTTAAATCCTTATGCCTCTGCAGAAGAAACACTGTTCGCATTTAGCCATGATATGAAACCGAGAATGGCTACTCTTGCTGTTTTCACCATTGCGAACAACTTTGCAGATTCAATTCGTGGGGGTTGGAGGAACATTGTGGACTGTTTGTTAAAACTCAAACGGCTTAAGCTTCTTCCCCAGTCGGTCATTGAATTTGACGCCTCTTCGTCCCCACCGTCTGATAATATTCCGCCTGACATGAGATCTGAATCAGGTGTAATTTTCCCTTCTCAAGATCACAAATTTGGCAATCCCAAGAGTTCAATGAGTCGTTTCTCACATTTTCTATCTCTAGAGTGTATGGAAGACTCACTATCTCTCGGCATGAATGAATTTGAACAGAACCTCAAGATTATCAAACAATGCCAAATTGGAAGCATCTTCAGCAATAGTTCAAACTTACCTGATGATGCGTTGTTGAATCTTGGGCGTTCTCTGATATATTCAGCTGCAGGAAAAGGCCAAAAGTTTAGCACTCCaatcgaagaagaagaaactgttGGGTTCTGTTGGGATTTGATAATTGCCATTGTTTTGGCTAACATCCAGAGGTTCCAGACATTTTGGCCTTATTTTCATGATTATCTGCTAGGAGTTGCTCAGTTTCCTTTATTCTCACCAGTCCCCTTTGCAGAAAAGGCCATTATAGGCCTATTCAAGGTCTGTCTCAAGATCCTGGCTTCATGCAGAGTTGACAAACTACCAGAGGAGCTTATTTTCAAATCCATTAATTTGATGTGGAAGCTTGATAAAGAAATCCTTGACACATGTTGCGAATCCATAACACAGTCAGTCAGCAAGATAATCATTGAATACCCTGCAAATTTGCAAACCTATCTGGGGTGGAAATCAGTCCTGCATTTGTTATCAGTTACTGGCCGGCACCCAGAAACCTATGATCAGGGAGTGGAAACTTTTATCATGTTGATGTCTGATTCAACGCATGTTTCGCGGATAAACTACGCTTACTGTATTGACTGCGCATTTGCCTTTGTTGCGCTCAGGAACAGTCCGTTGGATAAGAACTTGAAGATTCTGGACCTACTTGCAGACTCAGTGAACCTACTGATCCAATGGTATAAATCTGCATGTTCAGAGTCGGGAAACAATTTCAGCATTGTAACCAACACCAGTAATTCATCATTAGAGGAGAACTCAAAAGGTCTTGGTTCTAACTTTACAATGAATTTCTTTGTAAAATTGGGAGAAGCATTTAGAAAGACCAGTTTAGCGAGGAGAGAGGAGATAAGAAACCATGCGGTCTCGTCACTCCAAAAAAGTTTCATATTGGCCGAGGAATTGGATATCTCATCGATGAACTGTATCAACTGTTTCAACCTGGTGATCTTTGCAATGGTTGATGATTTACATGAAAAGATGGTCGAGTATTCGAGGCGTGAGAATGCAGAGAGGGAGATGAGAAGTATGGAGGGGACTCTAAAGATTGCAATAGAGATGATGACAGATGTGTACTTACAGTTCCAAAAACAGATTGCAAGTAATCCTGGATTTAGGACATTCTGGTTAGGACTGTTGAGAAGAATGGATACATGCATGAAGGCTGATTTGGGCGAATATGGCGAGACAAGATTACAAGAGACAGTTCCGGACTTGTTAAGAAAGATGATCACAAAGATGAAGGAAGAGGAGATTTTAGTGcagaaagaagatgatgatgatgatctatGGGATATTACTTACATTCAGATACAGTGGATTGTTCCTTCACTCAAAGAGGAGCTGTTTCCTGAACAAGAAATTTAGAGATAGGAGACATGGACAGTAGTGGAAATGAGACAAAGCAAGCATTGCTCTTTTCGTTCTTCTTTCTAatgtttttccttttccaaaCTGTGTTGCATTAACCAGATCAACTGTTTTCGGCGTTTTCAATTGAGCCTCACCATTCAAACCTATGTTGTCGTGTAATTATTTTTCTGCCACTTATCTATAGAACTGACTCATCTTGTTAGCTCAGCCATCCTGCAAGAAGAAAATCTACTATGGGTCAGTCTTTTTTCTGAAAAAAAGCATTTAGACTCGCTTAAAGGTGTGAAAGAAATCATAGTACAAACAATCAAGATCACAGAAAACTCTAAGCAATTTGAAAACTAACCAACATTCTGAAACCAAACCACTTCTAAATTTCCTAAATGTGGAAGTGCACCCTCATGGAAATACCAAACATTTACACCCTATGCAGCCTGTTTTGCCAAAGAAATCCATCGGTGCAGCAACATACAGGTTATGAGAGTATGGTGTATTTCAATTACCAGATCAATTTAGATATCAGAAATGATTGCTGGTTCAGTCCAAAATATTGACGAAATAAGCTTTCCAACTAAATAAGGACCAGATAAACTCATCTATCAATAAATAAGAAAAGGAGTTTTTATGCAAAAATCTTGCTTTCTTATTTTGCATGGCAAAAATACAGCACTATAATAATTGCATTTAACAATAGCTACAGAAAGAAGAGATTCTCTACACGATAAAATTGAAGCATGTCATATGCCAACCAGCAGATTTCAACTCCAAAACAAACATTTAAATCAAGAACAGACTGCACCTACATTAATCACTGAGATTCTCTGCAGAATCATCATCTGTATCCTCATCATtatcattggcatccctattttTTGCAATCTCGGTCTGAGCCTTCTCCAAAATCTGCTTCTTTTGCAACTCCAACTCCCTACGGAAATCCTCCCTCATCTTCTCCAACTCCAGCATATGCTCCCTCTTACTACTCTCTATCTTCTCATATATCTCCCCAAACTTCTCCACTGAATCTGCCAACACCCTCAAAGATGAATCCTCACACCTTTTACTTGAAAGCACATCCCCGTCCTCATTCTCCATCTCCCCTTCTGAATCTACGGGACTGTCCCTCATTTCATCAAACCCATTTGCACGCTCCAAATACACACGTGTATCCATAAACACAAACTCACCTGAATCAACCCCACAAGCTAAACCAccattccactcttttatccctgAAAACCCCAACAACATGTCCAACTTCTTGAAGAAACGCCATTTGCTACCATTGATCCCCATTTGCTCCATTTTCGATTTCTCCTTTCTATACTTTCTCTTTAATGAATCCAATATGCTCCTACATTGAGCTTCTGTTCTCCGAGAACCAGTCTCTTCCGTTACTTTTTCCGCCACCTCGACCCAGTCCTCCGACCTCAGGCTCCTCCCAAATTGCAGAAATTTGTCACCCCACGCCTCTAAAAGCACGAACTCCTCATCCTCGCTCCAATTGGATCCCGAATTACGGTCCCCGAAGGATGATTTCGTGCTTCTCGCCACGAATTGGAAGTTATCCACAGAGTTTTTCAGTTTTTGCCGCTTTGGGTATCGCCTGAAATCGTGACTCCCTTCGAAATTGTGGCGATAGACATTTGAGGAGGCGTCGATGTCCTCGTCTCCCTCGTCATCGTCATCTTCATAATCGATGTCGTATTCATCCGGGTCGTTCTGTTCATTGTACATGCCGAATCGATTGTCCTCGTAACGACTGGAGGCTCGATGGGGATACGAGGGAAGCTTTTGGCGATTGAACGAGTAGGGTTTAGGTGGGTACCTGGCATCATCCTCCATGTCATCCATGCATACACCAGAAAATCGAAAATTAGAGACAAAATGATCTACACAAAAACTGTCCGTGAAAATTCGAAGTTTGGGACGAATGAGAAACCCTAATTTCCCGCCTCCCGggtcttttatttcatatattCGGACAATGAACACGAGAAAGGTCGACAAGCAGACCTGCTAAATGTGCATGCGGCGCAGTGAAAATGGTTGTTTAACTAATTTTAACCTCTTCAACTACCTAATTTTAGGGGTCTAATATCTcaacatcttttcttttctctggtCTTTATCTGGATTCCTATCTTTCTCTAAAATATTGAATGATCTCTCCACTGTTTGGTTGCTTGCAAATCCAGCAAAGCAAACCAAATGATTCAGCTTGCATTATCAACActttcaaagaaagaaaaagtgagAAATCCCACGAAATTCCACCTGTTCTTAATCGATGAAGGCATTTCCAGGAACATTACTCAATGCAGGCACTGCAGACCAGCCCGTTTGCTTCATTAAATTTACCATGTCACTAATACTGAGTTAAACCTTTCTCTCTCAAAGTTTGAAGAGACCTTAAAACGCAAAAGAGAACAGAACTCATCAAATACAACATTTTCCTACAGAGATGTCCATCGGTCATGTTAGCATGCTTGGTGTTGCTCCGCAGAGAACAAGGTGCCCCAGAACTTATCCGGCTTTCACAGGTTCAGCTCTAGGCCTCCACAGTCCCAATCTATACTTGTGGGTGTATTTCAACAACAGCTTCCTCTGTGAAATCAGAATCAGGGATCAGTTTGAAAAGCAAGGAACACGCACTTGAGATgtattgatgctttcaaattttgaaatttttagtaTTGAAGCAATAAAAACAAGTTCAAGTTCAACTGGGCCTGAACTAACATCACATAGAAGTTACCAAAAAATCGGACAAACCTCCATGTGATTCTTGCCATGAAATTATGAAGGAAAAAATGAGCAAGATAATCATAAGACTCCTAAACCTAAATCACGACAAGGTCATTACATCATCAAAAATCTACATATTAACCAGGAATGGGATGAAACTGAGACAGACGCCAAACAGTGAACACAAACATACAAGCAGATGCGAACATGTTCAAACACATAACACTAAGAGAATAAAGGGTTCAGAATATTACATGCTTGCAGGGGATGCCAAGTTTCTTGAGTTTCAGCGTACGAGTAACAAGCAGTTTATGAAGGTCTCCGATCTCAGATTCAAGCTTGGTCACATGGGCTTCAACCCCTCCACTGATTCCGTTCAGAAATTCTGGTATTCCAACCTTGACTGCACAATTATCAAACAAATGACAATAACAATGTCAAAAGCTGTATTCAGAAACTGCACAAATTAAACAACTTCAGAAACGGCATGTATTACAACAAATACATTTCATTATCTGCACTAACCAAAACAAATGAAGTTTTCTGCTAACTTGGTCTCAAACACCTTACACTCATAGAGATGGGCTAATGTAAAATGTATGTAAACCTAGAAGAACATAAATCATAAGGTACAAAAAAATTCCAAAGGAACAGCAGAATTTTTTAGTCCTAGGAGTCTTCCAGTGACACTTGCATGGAGAATTGGTTCAGTAGTTTTCATCTTTGGTGCTCTCTTTCAACTAACAATGTTATTGAGCATATAAATTTGGCCTCTTTGTAATCTTTGGGTTGCACCCGCTTGGTGCCTTAATAAATAtctattccaaaaaaaaatcatcagttTTCCCATACCTAAAAGTACTACAAATTGAGTAATATAAGCAAACATTTCACTAACCGAAGTGCCAACGAGctttttttgttcatattttgcCTTCCCAAATTAAAATCTGAAATTACTACTGAATTCCAGGTGTTCAAAAATGACCTATAGAAAAATAAAGCATGATCTCCAGAACCCATTCCTTCCTTTCCAATTTCCAtttattttcacaaaaaaacCAAACAGAGCCAAAACTAACTGGTGTTTGTTTCACAGGACCAACTTATATTCAACTATTCCCATCGTTTTATCTAGTTAAGTTTCTCacccacaaacaaacaaaaaaaaaaattatctccgAAAATCATTACTTCCTTTGGCAATTATTCAGAGCCAAAACCATCTCATGAGTCCATTCAACCCTCTCCAACTATAGAAAAATAGCAATTCCAATTACTGTCTCATCCTGCATCATAAGCTAGAAAGGAAACCCTGAAAGAAATCGTACACAATATAACCCCGAAAGAAATTCAATGGTACAGTTACCGATAAATGGAGTTGTGGACTTGGAGAAGAATCTGAACAACCCAGGAGTAATCTGTGGCGGCTGTGATCGAATTGAGAATGGTCTCTCTTTGAAGATCAACTGCCTCCACGCCATCTTCAACCTGGTTTGCACAATGCAGCCTGTCGATCATTAGGGGTCTTGGATGGAAGAAGACGATATTTCCGCATTCACACTCCGCTCTGTACGGCACCGTTTGCCCAATTCAACAGTTAAACGAACCGTTTCACCTCCATAAAGCACGGTCTGGGCTGGCCCCTTTTTTGGCCTTTTTTACAATGGGCAGGCAAGTAACGGTGCTTATGATGGGCCTAGAATCCCAAAGATAACCATTAGGCCccaatcttttttttaatatggccCAATACTGATCCAAATAACTGAAATAAGGAAGAATTGAGCCCAGCCCATCAAGTCCAGGTTGCCAAATGGGTCCAAAGTTGTATAATCCTGTTTAACAAGGTGGGGAATGAATATGGTCCTAGTTTGTCAAGGTTCTATTATATTACATTAGGATGAGTTGGGCTGGGCCCATCAAATGTTCCAGTTGACATATCTTCAGGTGAGAaatctccttttttctttcttcttacgTTGGCTTTGGTCATCCATGTAGTTTcctttaactatatatatatatatatgcaccggagaaatctccttttttctttcttcttacgTTGGCTTTGGTCATCTATGTAGTTTcctttaactatatatatatatatatatatatatatatatatatatgcaccggTACAAAGTAATATCATATCTGATATGGTCCCCCTTTATCTAATGGTTTTGTTGGTAGAGGTTGAATATTAACTTCTATAGACTTGTGGGTAGAACTCTAATTTATATACAGTACGCATTACAGCTAGCAACAACACTATCTTGGAGAAGACCCACATTGTAGTCATATGGTTAGCTTTcattttttgcttttcaaattTAGCTAGCTTGTATTTTGTGTTTCATAATATTTAATTCCCTCTGATACTCTAATGACAGCAGTGTTTGGGTGTGAATCGAGGAACAAAAGAGTTATAAACCAAGGTTTttgatgactttttttttggtatgggcTTTCTGGGTCCTGTTTTGTTAAATGATACGGTGGAATCAAAGCTGGCTTCAGCTGGTTGCCCTAAATACGCGTTTTGAAGACGAATCTTTGTCATTTTGGGGGGATTCAATCGTTAGGAGACCctttaatttcttttgggtttcaCATGACATGCATGAGAAGAAAAAGCTTTCAAAATAGTTGTTTTCTTCCCCCCTTAAAATAAAAGGATAAGGATCGATGCTGTTAGTGTTGGCCTTCACGTGTTAAAAGCTATGGAAGTCTAATTATTTACAGTTCGGTATATAATTCAGTATTGTTTGGATTGTTTGTGTTCTTTCACATCCACTTGTGTAGTTTTTGTAATGTTTATATGAACAAAGACAAATGAATCATattattgttatatatatatacagaggatttaaccacatatatatgtagTGCTATGTGGGTGCGTATCTATGAGAGGTACTATTTGTTGATCCGCCGGCCTGCAATGTCTTTGAAAAGTAGTGCACGTTTGGAATCTCCTACAAAAGAAAAGTTGACATTTGAGTTCTGTTTTATGTGAGAAGTGAGAAACACATATGCCTGCTTTTGGGATAAAAGATCAAATTTAGACcattcaatttgaaattttgagttGTAGAAGAATTGTTTGATATTGAAACCATATGAAACCCTAATTCTCACTTAAATGTATGGTACATGTGttttagggaaaaaaatgatttgtGGAATAAAGAACACATCAATATTGAAATGTCAAAGTCAGCAATAAGTAGATATAAGCTAAGCCATTACaagacaactttttcatgtcTTGTACCTACAATATTACATGAATGGAAGCATGCCTCTTATCTTGGAAAGGAAGAGGGTGCCAAATTGTTGATAAGATAAAGAAATTAAACCACCACATCACATTTGCGAATCTGTGCAACTCGCTACTGTTagaacaaacatatatatatatataattgggaCCAGTACCAGTAGGTTCTcctatatatcatatatacatCCCATGATTAGGTACTCAATTGTTGCAAGTAGTTATACCGTGAATGAGAAATTCTGCCAGCGGAATCACAACCCCCACCATTATCTCACTTGTATAGTTGGCACcataaaattcttttttataATATCAAAAATGCCACTCCAATAAAATATTGACACCTGTTAAAATATGAATCAAAGATTAAAAGATTGGGTTAGGGAACATCTTAGCCAACCCGGATGTCACCTAAGTTTAGACTCCTCGGTATAACCTAACAATCACCTTTTTCTCCGCCTGTACATAGATCTCTGTGCATAGCTCCCTCTTCATTTtataactgtttttttttcccgtttctttttattttcttcactttataactgttttttttccctttttcttttaatgcttcactttgaagaacaataatttctttctttcttttaaatttttgaaGTGGCAATTCTGTTTGGTTGTCGCAATTTCATTTGCTCGAACAAAGTGGACCTCGTACTTTTTCTCACCTAATTTAACGGAGCTGATTGATTGTTGGTCAATTTCTTTGTATTTACGTTCAATTTAATCGCATGCACTCCACTAACACTATGTTTGATTCAATATGGGAACAGCAACATGAATGAGAATAGAAATAGGAATAAGAACAAAAATTCCTTGCATTCCTATGTTTGATTAGTCAAGGAATTCCCCGAGAAATATGATTTTCCTA
Protein-coding regions in this window:
- the LOC119996548 gene encoding uncharacterized protein LOC119996548; amino-acid sequence: MAWRQLIFKERPFSIRSQPPQITPGLFRFFSKSTTPFIVKVGIPEFLNGISGGVEAHVTKLESEIGDLHKLLVTRTLKLKKLGIPCKHRKLLLKYTHKYRLGLWRPRAEPVKAG
- the LOC119996549 gene encoding ARF guanine-nucleotide exchange factor GNL2; the protein is MEGNKTKKELTKSKRKELALSCMLNTEVGAVLAVIRRPLDHTSQYFSPQEDNFDANILQSLKSLRSILFNPQQEWRAIDPSIYLSPFLDVIQSDDIPAAATGVALSAVLKILKLEIFDEKTPGARDAINAVVTGITSCRLERTDHASEDAVMIRILQVLTAIMKHNASVLLTDHAVCTIVNTCFQVVQQSARRGDLLQRSARYTMHELIQVIFSRLPDIEVKDGEESESDTEDVDIGSTLDSGYGVRCAVDIFHFLCSLLNVVEVVGTEGHSAQTSDEDVQLFALNLINSAIELSGDAIGKHPKLLRMIQDDLFHHLIHYGTCSSPFVLSMICSSVLNIYHFLRRFIRLQLEAFFAFVLLKNAATGSPYRLQEVALEGIINFCRQPEFIIEIFVNYDCDPTCRNLFEEIGKLLCRNSFPAGGPLTTLQMQAFEGLLIMIHNIADSVDKEDDSSVAGTYPIDIHEYRPFWEEKSGDSENLVEHSRIRKAQKRKILIAGHHFNRDEKKGLAYLTHCHLVSDPPDPKAFALFFRFTPGLDKNLIGDYLGDPDEFHIQVLKQFTETFQFAGMILDPALRTYLETFRLPGEAQKIQRILEAFSERFYDQQSSEIFVSKDCVYILCYSLIMLNTDQHNPQVKKKMTEEEFIRNNRQINGGNDLPREYLSELFHSISTNAITLFVQSGVPIEMNPSRWIELMNRSKIMQPFILCDFDPRLGRDMFACIAGPSIAALSAFFEHADEDEMLHECIEGLISVARIAQYGLEDTLDELLASFSKFTTLLNPYASAEETLFAFSHDMKPRMATLAVFTIANNFADSIRGGWRNIVDCLLKLKRLKLLPQSVIEFDASSSPPSDNIPPDMRSESGVIFPSQDHKFGNPKSSMSRFSHFLSLECMEDSLSLGMNEFEQNLKIIKQCQIGSIFSNSSNLPDDALLNLGRSLIYSAAGKGQKFSTPIEEEETVGFCWDLIIAIVLANIQRFQTFWPYFHDYLLGVAQFPLFSPVPFAEKAIIGLFKVCLKILASCRVDKLPEELIFKSINLMWKLDKEILDTCCESITQSVSKIIIEYPANLQTYLGWKSVLHLLSVTGRHPETYDQGVETFIMLMSDSTHVSRINYAYCIDCAFAFVALRNSPLDKNLKILDLLADSVNLLIQWYKSACSESGNNFSIVTNTSNSSLEENSKGLGSNFTMNFFVKLGEAFRKTSLARREEIRNHAVSSLQKSFILAEELDISSMNCINCFNLVIFAMVDDLHEKMVEYSRRENAEREMRSMEGTLKIAIEMMTDVYLQFQKQIASNPGFRTFWLGLLRRMDTCMKADLGEYGETRLQETVPDLLRKMITKMKEEEILVQKEDDDDDLWDITYIQIQWIVPSLKEELFPEQEI
- the LOC119996547 gene encoding trihelix transcription factor ASIL2, which translates into the protein MDDMEDDARYPPKPYSFNRQKLPSYPHRASSRYEDNRFGMYNEQNDPDEYDIDYEDDDDEGDEDIDASSNVYRHNFEGSHDFRRYPKRQKLKNSVDNFQFVARSTKSSFGDRNSGSNWSEDEEFVLLEAWGDKFLQFGRSLRSEDWVEVAEKVTEETGSRRTEAQCRSILDSLKRKYRKEKSKMEQMGINGSKWRFFKKLDMLLGFSGIKEWNGGLACGVDSGEFVFMDTRVYLERANGFDEMRDSPVDSEGEMENEDGDVLSSKRCEDSSLRVLADSVEKFGEIYEKIESSKREHMLELEKMREDFRRELELQKKQILEKAQTEIAKNRDANDNDEDTDDDSAENLSD